A section of the Oryza sativa Japonica Group chromosome 1, ASM3414082v1 genome encodes:
- the LOC4325843 gene encoding uncharacterized protein — translation MMGTEATATTTVSGGSGRAAPAALCLQAARGAWSRTSKVLDVDAASPTAAPSLGSSVGVPFLWEEAPGRPKVVVVAPEHFAPPPPLAPAADERAPVSHGGEAAPASGGDRGDGDKARHVVVPLKLPPRLQAAAAAAAAADSSLSPNTVLHGPYGGNKPPRPLTRSGSTASHRRKPSAVGVSLWRKATAAARGKKHDYDAAALDASCRSPASSSSSSSSSSSSSMSYFADDDHRRKADGHGDPEPEADGEECGAKSTVRITRFKRNKSLPSVNTSHLWASIRRSVKQITPWS, via the exons ATGATGGGGACGGAGgctacggcgacgacgacggtgagcggcggcagtggcagggcggcgccggcagcgcTGTGCctgcaggcggcgcgcggcgcgtggtCGCGGACGAGCAAGGTgctcgacgtcgacgccgcgtcgcccacggcggcgccgtcgctcGGGTCCTCCGTCGGCGTGCCGTTCCTCTGGGAGGAGGCGCCCGGGAGGCCtaaggtggtggtggtcgcgCCAGAAcacttcgcgccgccgccgccgctcgctccggCTGCCGACGAGAGGGCACCTGTTTCTcacggcggcgaggctgcgCCTGCGAGCGGTGGTGACCGCGGCGACGGTGACAAGGCGCGACACGTCGTCGTGCCGCTCAAGCTGCCGCCTCGGTTGCAGGCTGCAgcggcagccgcggcggcggcggattcgtCGCTCTCCCCCAACACCGTGCTGCACGGCCCCTACGGTGGAAACAAGCCGCCGAGGCCGCTGACGAGGAGCGGGAGCACGGCGAGCCACCGGAGGAAGCCAAGCGCCGTCGGGGTGAGCCTCTGGAGgaaggccacggcggcggcgagaggcaaGAAACACGACTACGACGCGGCGGCTCTGGACGCGTCGTGCCGCTCtccggcgtcgtcgtcctcctcctcgtcatcctcgtcgtcctcgtcgatgTCCTActtcgccgacgacgaccaccgGAGGAAGGCTGACGGGCACGGCGACCCGGAGCcggaggccgacggcgaggagTGCGGCGCCAAGAGCACGGTGAGGATCACGCGGTTCAAGAGGAACAAGAGCCTCCCGAGCGTGAACACTTCGCACCTGTGG GCAAGCATCCGCAGAAGCGTCAAACAGATTACTCCATGGAGCTAG